DNA sequence from the Agrobacterium tumefaciens genome:
GGAAGATTTCCGTCCAGCGGGCACGCATCATGGCGGGGATGCTGGGCATGGCGGCGGCGAGGAAGGCTGAAAGGAACAGGGTCCAGACCGGCCACTTCTGGTTCGTGGCGAGGATCAAAACCACAAAGGCGATGACCGATATGATGGTGGCCGGGATGAGGACCTTGCTCTGGCCCTTTCGATCCACGAGGCGGGAGATCTGCGGTGCCGCAGCCGCATTGGTCAGCGCGAAGGTTGCCGAGACGGCGCCGGCAAGCCAATATTCTCCATGGGTCTGGGAAAGCATGGCGACGATACCGATCGGCGCCATCGCAATTGGCAGGCGGGCAAAGAAGCCCGCGGCGGAAAAGCCCTTCGCGCCCGGAGCCCTAAAAATTTCTCTGTATGGATTAGACATCGGGATGCACCTTGTTCAGGGAGTATCTACCACACACATACGTGGCGTATGTGAATGAGATAATTGCATACGTCGCGTATGTCAACTAATATACGTGGTGTATGTGGACGACGGAGAAAAAATGCGCAAACCCCGCAGTGAAATGATTGCCGAGACACGGGCAAAGCTTCTGTCCGCCGGTCGAAAGGCGTTTGGCAGCATCGGTTATGCCGAAGCGTCGATGGACGACTTCACCGCCGAGGCGGGGCTGACCCGTGGCGCGCTCTATCACCATTTCGGTGACAAAAAGGGCCTGCTGCTGGCGGTTGTCGCTGAAATTGACGCGGAGATGACAAAAAGACTCTGTGAGATTTCGTCGAAAGCCGCGACCCGGTGGGACGGTTTTATCGATGAGAATGTCGGTTATGTCCGCATGGCTCTTGAGCCGGAAATCCAGCGGATCATGTTTCGCGATGGACCGGCCGTGCTCGGTGATCCCTCCCGCTGGCCAAATGCCAATGGCTGTATTTCCGCTGTTGCGCGGAGCCTTGAAATCCTGAAGCAGGAAGGGGCGATCACCGATATCGACCCGGAGGCATGTGCCCGTTTCATCAACGCGGCAAGCAGCAGCGCCGCCCAGTGGATCGCGAATTCCGACGACCCTGAAAGGACTTCCAAACGGGCAGTTGAAAGCTTCCGGACCTTGCTTGAAGGATTGCGCATTCACAAAGGCTGATCCGTACCCTTTTAGGCGGGACCTCTCGACTGAAGGGAGAGCGGCGTGCCGGGTGCCCGCCTCACAGGTTCCCCGTCAGCGCCAGCTTTCACGACATGGCAATAGGTAAGTCATCCAACTGTCATATGGCGGGTCTAGGAGAGGTTGTGGTTTTCACATGTCTCGCGAGGGGAATATGCGCAAAATTGTTGCTGCTTTGGTCGCTACGACCTTTCTTGCCGGCGCCGCTCAGGCTGCCGAGGTCTATCCGCTTGATCGTGCTACGATCCTGACCGGTTCGCCGTTTGATTTCAAAGCGGAATTCGACGCGGTCGTAAAGCCGGAAGACGTCAAGATCACCGTCAACGGCCAGGATTACAAGGCTGTTCTCGGCAAGGACGTCGAGTTCGTTGCCGAAGAAAAGAACAAGGACAAGGTTCTTGGTTCGGCCGTCATCCTGCGCGGCATCACGCTCGCCAATGCCGGTGATTACAAGGTCGAAGTTTCGGCCGGTTCCGAGACCAAGAACGTGACCTGGACCGTTTATGGCACGCCTGCCCAGGCGAAGGCCAAGAATGTGATCTTCCTGATCGCCGACGGTCTGTCGGTCGCCCATCGTACTGCCGCCCGTATCATGTCCAAGGGCATGACCGAGGGTAAGGCCAATGGCCGTCTCAACATGGATGACGTGCCGCCGGTCGCTTTCATCGGCACCTCCGCCACGGACGCCGTCGCCACCGACAGCGCCAATACCATGTCGGCCTACATGACCGGCCACAAGACCGCCGTGAACGCTATCGGCGTTTATGCCGACCGCACTCCGGCCTCGCTCGACGATCCGAAGGTCGAAACGCTGGCTGAAGCCCTGCGCCGCCAGACCAAGAAGTCGATCGGCATCATCTCCACCGCCGAATTGCAGGATGCGACGCCGGCTGCCGTCGTTGCCCATACCCGCAAGCGTGGCGACAAGGCTGACATTAACGGCATGCTGTTCGACGTGAAGCCGGATGTGCTTCTCGGCGGCGGTTCCGCCTATTTCCTGCCGCAGGCGACCGCCGGTTCCAAGCGCAAGGACGACAAGGACTATATCGCCCTGTTCAAGGAAGCCGGTTACACGCTGGCGACCAGCAAGGCTGAACTTGCAACGGCTGCCGGCACCAACACCGGCAAGATCCTCGGCCTGTTCCACACCGGCAACATGGATACCACGCTTGACCGCGAGTTCCTGAAAAAGGGCACCACGGGCAAGTTCCCGGACCAGCCGGGTCTGGTTGAAATGACCAAGGTTGCGCTCGACAATCTGTCGAAGAACCCGGAAGGCTTCTTCCTGATGGTCGAAGCGGCGAACGTCGACAAGATGTCTCATCCGCTCGACTGGGATCGCGCCGTCGTCGATACGATCGAATTCGACAAGGCCATCGGCGTTGCCCGCGAATTTGCGGCCAAGAACCCCGATACGCTGATCATCGTCACCGGCGACCATACCCACGGCGTTTCCATCATCGGTACTGTTGATGATGACAAGCCCGGCACGGACATGCGCGAAAAGGTCGGCACCTATGCCGAAGCCGGCTTCCCGAATTACGAAGACAAGGACGGCGACGGTTATCCTGACAAGGTCGACGTTTCGCGTCGTCTCTTCCTGAACGCCAATAACGGTCCGGATCACTACGAAACCTTCCGCCCGAAGCTCGATGGCCCGTTTGCGCCGGCCATCCAGAACGAAAAGAAGGAATACATCGCCAACGAGCAATACAAGGATGTTCCCGGTGCCGTGCTGGTCACCGGCATCATTCCGAAGAGCTCCGACAGCGGCGTACACGCGGTTGATGACGTCGTGCTGCAGGCCGAAGGACCCGGCGCCGAAGGCTTCCGCGGTTACATGGAGCAGAGCGATGTCTACAAGGGTCTTGTCGAAGCTTTCGCTCTTGGCGCCAAGCAGACCAACTAAGATTTGAAACGGGGCAAGGGCGCGCCACCATGGCGTGCCCTTGCCGTCACTACGGTCCTGCGTTGCCGGCCATGACGGCTGACGATGAAAGACCTTTGAAGAAGGAAAATGGTCATGAGCAAGCCTGATCCGGCGCGGTTCAATCGCCGCCAGACCCTTGGTCTCATTGCTGGTCTGCCGCTGCTGGCCGCCGGCACGCGTGCACAGGCGAAAAGCGACATCACCTTCGACGAGCTTTATGGCAAGGTCAGCGTTCTCGGGCTGGAATTTTCCGAGAAGGTCAAGCAGTTGAACGGCGAGGAGGTCGCCATGCGCGGCTTCATGGCGCCACCGCTGAAGGCTGAAGCACAGTTCTTCGTGCTCACCGAAATACCCATGTCGATCTGCCCGTTTTGCTCCACCGATTCAGACTGGCCGGACAATATTGTCGTCGTCTATCTTGGCGAAAAGCAGACCTTTACCCAGCCCAGCCAGACGATCGAAGTGCGCGGTACACTGGAAACGGGTTCCTGGACTGATCCGGACACCGGCTTCGTCAGCCTGCTGCGCATTCGCCAGGCAGAATACGCGACGGTTTGAAACCATGCTGCCTCTGAAGATAGAAAATCTTGCCGTCTCCTTTCCCGGACTGGCGGCTCCGGTTCTTGTTATCGACCATCTGGAAATCGTTGCCGGAAGCCGCGTGGCACTGACGGGTGGTTCCGGCTCGGGCAAGAGCACCCTCATCAACATCATCGCCGGCCTTGAGCGGGTTGAGACCGGCCGCGTCGTTTGGGGGAACGGGAACATTGCGGAGCTGTCCGAGGGCCGTCGCGACCATTGGCGGGCTGCCAATATCGGCCTTGTCATGCAGGAGTTTCATCTTTTTCCCGGTCTCTCTGCGCTGGATAACATCCTGCTGCCCGCCCGCCTGTCGCGTGTGGCAAATGCAGAGCTTATAAACCGTGCGGAATCCCTGTTTGCGACCGTCGGCCTCAAGCGCCCCGGGCAGCATATCGAGA
Encoded proteins:
- a CDS encoding TetR/AcrR family transcriptional regulator yields the protein MRKPRSEMIAETRAKLLSAGRKAFGSIGYAEASMDDFTAEAGLTRGALYHHFGDKKGLLLAVVAEIDAEMTKRLCEISSKAATRWDGFIDENVGYVRMALEPEIQRIMFRDGPAVLGDPSRWPNANGCISAVARSLEILKQEGAITDIDPEACARFINAASSSAAQWIANSDDPERTSKRAVESFRTLLEGLRIHKG
- a CDS encoding ABC transporter ATP-binding protein translates to MLPLKIENLAVSFPGLAAPVLVIDHLEIVAGSRVALTGGSGSGKSTLINIIAGLERVETGRVVWGNGNIAELSEGRRDHWRAANIGLVMQEFHLFPGLSALDNILLPARLSRVANAELINRAESLFATVGLKRPGQHIETMSRGEMQRVAIARALLRSPGVIIADEPTASLDLESGEAVGDLLLAVAAGTGSTLIVASHDQHLIGRLDRRLTLSGGRVVADTDAKEIAA
- a CDS encoding alkaline phosphatase yields the protein MRKIVAALVATTFLAGAAQAAEVYPLDRATILTGSPFDFKAEFDAVVKPEDVKITVNGQDYKAVLGKDVEFVAEEKNKDKVLGSAVILRGITLANAGDYKVEVSAGSETKNVTWTVYGTPAQAKAKNVIFLIADGLSVAHRTAARIMSKGMTEGKANGRLNMDDVPPVAFIGTSATDAVATDSANTMSAYMTGHKTAVNAIGVYADRTPASLDDPKVETLAEALRRQTKKSIGIISTAELQDATPAAVVAHTRKRGDKADINGMLFDVKPDVLLGGGSAYFLPQATAGSKRKDDKDYIALFKEAGYTLATSKAELATAAGTNTGKILGLFHTGNMDTTLDREFLKKGTTGKFPDQPGLVEMTKVALDNLSKNPEGFFLMVEAANVDKMSHPLDWDRAVVDTIEFDKAIGVAREFAAKNPDTLIIVTGDHTHGVSIIGTVDDDKPGTDMREKVGTYAEAGFPNYEDKDGDGYPDKVDVSRRLFLNANNGPDHYETFRPKLDGPFAPAIQNEKKEYIANEQYKDVPGAVLVTGIIPKSSDSGVHAVDDVVLQAEGPGAEGFRGYMEQSDVYKGLVEAFALGAKQTN